The Myxococcota bacterium genome contains a region encoding:
- the ilvD gene encoding dihydroxy-acid dehydratase has translation MPQYRSKTSTHGRNMAGARALWRATGMKDDDFRKPIIAVANSFTQFVPGHVHLKDLGQLVAREIEEAGGVAKEFNTIAVDDGIAMGHDGMLYSLPSRDLISDAVEYMVNAHCADAIVCISNCDKITPGMLNATMRLNVPTVFVSGGPMEAGKTRLSENKLDLIDAIVQAGDESVSDEDLAEVERSACPTCGSCSGMFTANSMNCLTEALGLSLPGNGTTLATHRDREMLFRKAGRLIVEITKRYYDEDDASVLPRNIGSKRSFENAMCLDIAMGGSTNTILHLLAAAQEGEVDFSMADIDRLSRKVPQLCKVAPSTSEYHVEDVHRAGGVMRILGELDRAGLLDTSVPTVHAATMGEALDAWDVRRTDDKDVHEFFRAGPAGIPTQTPFSQDTRWPSLDLDAKLGCVRSSENAYSKEGGLAVLYGNLSEDGCVVKTAGVDDELLVFEGPAFVCESQEAAIEAILGDQVKAGDVVVVRYEGPRGGPGMQEMLYPTSYIKAKGLGKSCALLTDGRFSGGTSGLSIGHVSPEAAGGGAIGLVQPGDNIRIDIPNRSVELVLPEAELAERRRAQDERGWQPVEPRPRKVSTALKAYALMATSADRGAVRDLSGLE, from the coding sequence ATGCCCCAGTACCGCTCGAAGACCTCTACCCACGGCCGGAACATGGCCGGTGCCCGCGCCCTCTGGCGCGCCACGGGCATGAAGGACGACGACTTCCGCAAGCCGATCATCGCGGTCGCGAACTCCTTCACCCAGTTCGTGCCGGGCCACGTCCACCTGAAGGACCTCGGCCAGCTCGTGGCACGCGAGATCGAGGAAGCCGGCGGCGTTGCCAAAGAGTTCAACACGATCGCGGTCGACGACGGGATCGCGATGGGCCACGACGGGATGCTCTACAGCCTGCCCTCGCGCGACCTGATCTCCGATGCGGTCGAGTACATGGTGAACGCGCACTGTGCCGACGCGATCGTCTGCATCTCGAACTGCGACAAGATCACGCCGGGCATGCTGAACGCCACCATGCGGCTGAACGTCCCGACCGTGTTCGTTTCCGGTGGGCCGATGGAAGCCGGCAAGACGCGGCTCTCCGAGAACAAGCTCGATCTGATCGACGCAATCGTGCAGGCGGGCGACGAGAGCGTGAGCGACGAGGACCTGGCCGAGGTCGAGCGCTCGGCCTGCCCCACCTGCGGCAGCTGCTCGGGGATGTTCACGGCGAACTCGATGAACTGCCTCACCGAGGCGCTCGGGCTCTCGCTGCCCGGCAACGGCACCACGCTGGCCACCCACCGCGACCGGGAGATGCTCTTCCGCAAGGCCGGCCGACTGATCGTCGAGATCACGAAGCGCTACTACGACGAAGACGACGCCTCGGTGCTGCCGCGCAACATCGGCAGCAAGCGCTCCTTCGAGAACGCGATGTGCCTCGACATCGCGATGGGCGGCTCGACGAATACCATCCTGCACCTGCTGGCCGCCGCACAGGAAGGCGAAGTCGACTTCTCGATGGCCGACATCGACCGCCTGTCGCGCAAGGTCCCCCAGCTCTGCAAGGTGGCACCGAGCACCTCCGAGTATCACGTCGAAGACGTGCACCGGGCGGGCGGCGTGATGCGCATCCTCGGCGAGCTCGACCGCGCCGGGCTCCTCGACACGAGCGTGCCGACGGTCCATGCGGCGACGATGGGCGAGGCCCTCGACGCCTGGGACGTCCGGCGCACCGACGACAAGGACGTCCACGAGTTCTTCCGCGCGGGCCCCGCTGGAATTCCGACCCAGACTCCCTTCAGCCAGGACACCCGCTGGCCCAGCCTGGATCTCGACGCGAAGCTCGGCTGCGTGCGCTCTTCCGAGAACGCCTACTCGAAGGAGGGTGGCCTCGCGGTGCTCTACGGCAACCTGTCCGAGGACGGGTGCGTGGTGAAGACTGCCGGCGTCGACGACGAACTCCTCGTCTTCGAGGGGCCGGCGTTCGTGTGCGAGAGCCAGGAAGCAGCGATCGAGGCGATCCTCGGCGACCAGGTGAAGGCCGGCGACGTGGTGGTCGTGCGCTACGAGGGACCGCGCGGCGGCCCGGGCATGCAGGAGATGCTCTACCCCACCAGCTACATCAAGGCGAAGGGGTTGGGGAAGTCGTGCGCCCTGCTCACCGACGGACGCTTCTCCGGCGGCACCTCGGGTCTCTCGATCGGACACGTCTCACCCGAGGCGGCCGGCGGCGGCGCGATCGGACTGGTGCAGCCCGGCGACAACATCCGCATCGACATCCCGAACCGCAGCGTCGAGCTCGTGTTGCCCGAAGCCGAACTGGCCGAGCGACGTCGCGCCCAGGACGAACGCGGCTGGCAGCCCGTCGAACCGCGACCGCGGAAGGTGAGCACCGCGCTCAAGGCCTACGCGCTGATGGCGACCAGCGCAGACCGCGGCGCGGTCCGCGACCTGTCCGGTCTCGAGTAG
- a CDS encoding histidine phosphatase family protein has protein sequence MATLRRIVLLRHGNTVGDSHERFHGSSDVSLSDEGRGQVRAAGLAMATEVFDLVVSSPLSRAWQSASMLAGGQPVRLMPEFREIHFGRWEGLTAQEIQERDPALYQAWQEGAADFGFPNGEPLDAFRTRVLAGLDQLKNSGAANILVVAHKGVIRTIVQQLVGEAPDADAPALGEIVSVTQDGEGWILGRRSSDPEGVNEDAA, from the coding sequence ATGGCCACCCTTCGTCGCATCGTCCTGCTTCGCCACGGCAACACCGTTGGCGACTCCCACGAACGCTTTCACGGCAGCAGCGACGTGAGCCTCTCGGATGAAGGACGCGGCCAGGTCCGCGCCGCCGGGCTCGCGATGGCCACCGAAGTCTTCGACCTGGTGGTGTCGAGCCCGCTCTCGCGCGCCTGGCAGAGCGCCTCGATGCTGGCGGGTGGTCAGCCGGTGCGCCTGATGCCCGAGTTCCGCGAGATCCATTTCGGGCGCTGGGAAGGGCTGACGGCCCAGGAGATCCAGGAGCGGGATCCGGCGCTCTACCAGGCCTGGCAGGAAGGCGCCGCGGACTTCGGGTTCCCCAACGGCGAGCCCCTGGACGCGTTCCGCACCCGTGTGCTCGCGGGCCTCGATCAGCTGAAGAACAGCGGCGCGGCGAACATCCTGGTGGTGGCCCACAAGGGCGTCATCCGCACGATCGTCCAGCAGCTGGTCGGCGAGGCGCCCGACGCCGACGCGCCCGCCCTGGGCGAGATCGTCTCGGTGACCCAGGACGGCGAGGGCTGGATCCTCGGCCGACGCAGCAGCGATCCCGAAGGCGTGAACGAAGACGCGGCCTAG